The Pseudomonadota bacterium DNA window TCGTCAATAGGTTCGTTCCAGAAAAGCCCGCCACTACCGAAATTGAACATGTTTACGAGGAGCACACCGAAGAGGGCAAAGCCCCGTACCATGTCGACGGCCTCAATACGCCGCCGTGGATCGACTGGGGCCGGACTACGAGCTACTGTCTCGTTGGTGGAACTCATCGCCAATTCCTCAAGTCGATCTGGGACTTTCCGTCCCCGTCTTTAGGCGGGTTTGGCTTTATCGGTGTTGATAGTGACCTAAGTTTAGTAGCTGGATGGTACATCGGTAGCCGGTCACTAATGTCGGCTTTGGGTCGTTAGCGGCCCTTCGTGGCAATATTAGCTGAATGTCCGCTTCTGGGGGTAAAGCGGACGTTCAATTTGAGCAAAGGCCGATTTTTGACAGTCCGGTTTCGGCCAATAGCGGTCGTTCAACTATGGAGTAGCGACCGACAGTTGTGGATGATCGCCGCAGGGGTGTATGGCTTCATTCTGTGCAAGACTGTCCGGTCCCAACCTCATTCGGGGGAAGTACCACCGTGACGGGAGTACTCCGCAGAATTTTCGTAAAACCGTTGACGGTGACGGTGACCGTAACCCACACCGTAGTCGTTTTGTTGGGGTCACACCCAGGTAAGCGCAACGCGCCACTCGTTCTACCCTGCCGATTTTGCTTCACGGTGATAGTAAGGTCACAGTCGCCGCCTTCGCATAAAGGGAAATCGACAGGATCATCAACACACCCTATGTCTTCGATGCGGCATTCAGCGCAGTCATAATTTCCAAAGATATCGTATGTGCCGGGATCAACGTCCTTTAGCTGGAGCTTGAAATGGACATGAATGAACTCTGGGTCCCAGAGGACATTCCCGGACCAGCTGACATGGCCGAACGATGCGCCGGTGTCTGTGGCCCCACCGCATATGAGAACATCCGTAGCATTAATTTCGAACAGGAAGGCCTTGCCTCCTCCACTAGGGGCAGGGTCCGCGACGCAGTGTTTATGGTCTTTGTTCTTGTGGCCAATGCATTCGTGGGCCGCGGCGGGAACAGAAAAGCCTAAAAAGGCCAGCGTAGCCAATATGGCTAAAAATCGAGTTTTCATTAAATTGCCTCCTGTGACCTATTCGGTCGATGCAGTATCGGCAGCCCGGTGATCTTGGGTCCTTCGAGAGGTCTTCCATGGCTTCTCGGAGGAAGCGAGAACCCGTGGCTTTCCGTGCCACGCTTTATATTGGACAGCTTCCTTCATACGCTCATCGCCCAGAAAAATGCTTTGGAAAACCTGAAGTTTTTCCGAAGACTGCGCGTCAATCGGTTAAATTAAAGACTTAGGTCGATGTGCCTCAGCTATACTTCGTAGCTTAGTCAAACGGAACTGGGGGCCGCCATGCCTGACGGGGACGCCAACAAAGATTTTCGACTTGGAACCTGGCTGGTTCAGCCAAGCCTCAATCGTCTGTCTGACGGCGATCAGGTCGTCACAATTGAGCCCCGGGTGATGGATACGCTGGTCTGCCTGGCCAGTCGACGCGGAAAAATCCTGAGCGCCAATGAATTGCTGGACACCGTCTGGCAGGGACGCGCGCACACGGACGATACAATTTATCAGGCTGTCGTCCACCTGCGCAAAGCGCTGGGCGACGATGTCCACCAGCCACGCTATATCGAAACCATCCCAAAAAAAGGCTACCGACTGCTGGCTCCGGTCGTATTCCCCGAGGATGACGAGACCGGTAAGAGGACGGTGGCACCGCCGCGCCTGGTTCTTATATCTGCAATCGGAATCGCTGCTTTGCTCACTGGGGGCACCTACTTGCTGTGGCATCAGCAAGAAGTGACGGTTTCACAACCACATGCCGCGCCCCAGCAAACCCACCTCAAATCCATCGCGGTCCTGCCCTTCGTCGATATGAGCGACGATCGGAGCCAAGCATATCTTGGCGAAGGTATCGCGGAGGAACTGTTACATACGCTTTCGAATCTTCCCAATATCCGGGTCGCGGCACGGACGTCATCGTTTAGTTTCAAGGACAAGGACGAGGATATTCAGACGATTGGTAAAAAACTCAATGTAGACACCATACTCGAGGGCAGTGTTCGCACATCAGGCAACCGATTACGCGTTACGGCACAGCTGGTGGACGTAGCCGATGGCTATCATCTTTGGTCCGAGACCTATGAGCGGGATTTTGATGACGTGTTTGCAATACAGGAGGACATCGCGCACGCAATTTCTGACGCACTAAATATTGATATCAGCGTAGACCGTGCATCTAAACAAGTAATTACAACCAACGCCGAGGCCTACAAACGCTATATGCTCGGACGCCATCATTGGGCTAAGCGCACCGAGACATCATTTAATCGGGCGATTGATTATTTCCAGCAAGCGATTGACCTGGACCCCAGCTATGCATTGGCCTATACCGGCATGGCCGATACGTACATGGGGCTGGGAAGCTACGGGACACTGTCCTATGAAGAAATGTTGGCGAAAGCAGAGCCGGCTATTCAAAAAGCTCTTGAGCTGGGCCCAAACCTTGCCGAAGCCTACGTTTCTTTGGGCATGATGCGACAAATGGAATCCGACCATTTATTGGGCACCGGACAAGTAAGAAAAGTTGACATGGATTCTTCTGCCGCCGAAGCAGCATTTCGACGGGCCATCGAGTTGAATCCCAATCACGCAATGGCCCATGTCCGCTATGGACAGAGTCTCACCACTCAGGATCGCAAGCAGGAACGGCTGCTCATACAACAGCACGCGCTGGCGTTGGACCCATTATCGCCCTTCAACTATATCGCGGTGGCCTCGTCCCTGGGGGGACTGAAGCGCTTCCCGGAAAAAGAATTCCATCTCAAGAAAGCGATCGAGATCGATCCGGAATTCTGGTTACCGTATTCGATTCTCGCACAAGATTATTGGCTGTCCGGACAGTTAGACGAATCGGTCCGCTGGTGGAAGAGAAAGATCGATATATTATCCAACGACCCCCGGCACCAAGCAGAAGTTATCAACACGGTTAATCGCGTCTACCTTGATTTGGGCGACTACGAGGCGGCGGAAGAGTGGCTCAACCGTGCGGTGGAACGGAATCCCGATGGATGGTCGGTTATCAACTCACAGGCCCACCTGTCTCTCGCGCTTGGACAATACGCGGAAACCCACAAGCTCGTGGACAAAATGCTACAGGTCGATAACCCTCGCCGCCCCCGCGCAACCACGTTATGCCTTGTTGCCTTGTATGAAATGGTGACAGGTAATGACGAGTACGCACAGCAGCTCTATGAACAAGCCGAAGCGGCGTCAACGGCCGGCTGGGCCAGGCACCGGAACGACTTGTACTATGGGCAATTCTTG harbors:
- a CDS encoding winged helix-turn-helix domain-containing protein, with the translated sequence MDTLVCLASRRGKILSANELLDTVWQGRAHTDDTIYQAVVHLRKALGDDVHQPRYIETIPKKGYRLLAPVVFPEDDETGKRTVAPPRLVLISAIGIAALLTGGTYLLWHQQEVTVSQPHAAPQQTHLKSIAVLPFVDMSDDRSQAYLGEGIAEELLHTLSNLPNIRVAARTSSFSFKDKDEDIQTIGKKLNVDTILEGSVRTSGNRLRVTAQLVDVADGYHLWSETYERDFDDVFAIQEDIAHAISDALNIDISVDRASKQVITTNAEAYKRYMLGRHHWAKRTETSFNRAIDYFQQAIDLDPSYALAYTGMADTYMGLGSYGTLSYEEMLAKAEPAIQKALELGPNLAEAYVSLGMMRQMESDHLLGTGQVRKVDMDSSAAEAAFRRAIELNPNHAMAHVRYGQSLTTQDRKQERLLIQQHALALDPLSPFNYIAVASSLGGLKRFPEKEFHLKKAIEIDPEFWLPYSILAQDYWLSGQLDESVRWWKRKIDILSNDPRHQAEVINTVNRVYLDLGDYEAAEEWLNRAVERNPDGWSVINSQAHLSLALGQYAETHKLVDKMLQVDNPRRPRATTLCLVALYEMVTGNDEYAQQLYEQAEAASTAGWARHRNDLYYGQFLDFGYVPAVNLAHLYYKSGDADRGDTVLGHARVYIQSQRESDVDTPGLDYVEAGAHAVSGDTEEAIRFLRKAVDGGWSKHWFAERDPNLVSLYDDSEFKQILADLKARVSEMRERLRLAEAEEKQRLFSATEE